GCCTCCAGCAAGATCGAACGCCCCAAAGTTATCTATAATGCCTCCACCAACCAGTATGTACTCTGGGCACACTATGAGAACGGTACCGACTACAACCTCGGGCGTGTAGCGGTTGCAACAAGCAATACCCCGAATGGCAAATTCACCTATGAGGGCAGCTTCCGCCCACTCAATTATGAATCCCGTGACATGACCGTCTTTGTTGATACAGATGGCACAGGTTATCTGGTTACTGCCTCACGCAAAAATGGCGGTGCTAATGATACGATGGCTATTTTCAAAATGAATGCAAGTTACACCGGAATACAATCCTTCGAGGGTTGGCTGTTCGAGAATGCCTACCGTGAAGCACCTGCCGTTGTGAAAAAAGGCAACCGTTACTACCTCTTCACCTCCCAAGCCGCTGGCTGGTATCCGAATCAGGGTGCTTATGCTACAGCAACTTCCATGGCGGGCCCGTGGACTGCACTTACACCATATGGCAATCCATCTGCCTTCGGTTCGCAGATCCATGATATTGCCACGATTACAGGCAGCAACACCACATCCTACATCTACATGGGGGATCGCTGGAATCCGATGAACCTCGGAGAACACAAACATATCTGGCTGCCGCTAACCTTAAATGATTCGAACGGAACAGCATCACTGGAGTGGTATACAACGTGGAATATCGATGCAGTAACGGGGACCGTAACACCGCCTGCTCTCGTCAATCATGCCCAAGGCAAAACAGCTACTGCCATCTCCACAGCCTCCGGCTCGTCCGCATCCAACGTCAATGATGGCAACTACCAGACTTCATGGGTGGCTTCCTCCAATAGTTGGCCCGCCTGGTGGCAGGTGGACTTCGGCGCACCGAAGACGATCACGGAGATTGACACGTCCTGGTTTATGTATAAAGGTTCCGAGGGGTACTACAAATATAAAATCGAAATTAGCAACGATGGTGTCAATTACTCCACCTTGGATCGCACCAACAATCTGACCTATGGTTTCACCACGGATGCTGTGCATTTCACAGCCCGTTATGTACGGATCAATATGGTGAACGCCGTCTTGTGGAATAATCCGGGGAACTGGTACACCCCAACCCTGCACGAGGTCAAAATGTTGGGCCCTGCAACACCTGAAGCCACAGGTTACAGCCGGTTCAGTTCACACAATTATCCGGATCGATACATCCGTCATGCCAATTACACCGCTCGCGTGGATGCCAATGTCTCTCCTGCCCTGGACTCACAGTTCCGCGTCGTACCGGGTCTTGCCAGCTCTACAGGAATATCACTGGAGTCCATTAACTTCCCAGGCTACTTTCTGAAGCGTAATGCCAGCAACAAAATTGTACTTGAAGCTTACGCCGACACCGCTGCCTACAAAGGAGATGCTACGTTCCTGAGCAGCCCTGGTTGGGCTGACAGCACCAAAGTATCCCTTCAATCGTACAGTCAGCCCGGATATTACATCCGGCATTATGACTACGTGTTACAGCTCGATGCGATCAACGCATCCAGCAGCTCAACGGTGAAGAGTGACGCTACGTTTGGGCGAACCAATTTCTAATTGGGTGTCATCTGCGTCATAGATTATGTTATAGTCATCGGGAAGTGATTTGGAGGAGATAATAATGATGATCAAAATTACAACTGGACCAACTCTCGAAGGATAGCGCCTGCGGGTCCAATAACTGCGTGTTTCCTTCAACAATGAAGGCGTGAAAGCTATGTCAACTTATCAAGTCGTACCTATGATCTATGATTCCAAGGAACAGATTGATGCTATTATTTTGCTCGAAAAACAATGTAAACAGCTTGATTCCGTTCATCTAAAGGCGGACCTTGACCATATTAGCAAAAAAGACGGAGACCATGCGCTCCTCTGTTATCGTGAAAGTGAATTGGTAGGACTCCTCAGTTGGTATCCATCCGACGGTGTAACCGGGAATATTAATGCCATCGTACACCCAGATTTTCGTCGCCAAGGTGTGTTCCGTAGCCTACTGGACCGAGCCATCTTAGACATGAAACCACAGGGAATCAACCAACTCAGTTATCGCGTTCCTCAGGACTTATCTTCAGGTCTTCTTACTGCCCAATCCCTTGGAGCCATGTATGATCGTGCGGAGTACTCGATGCAACTTGTGAATGAGGTCCTTTCGGTTGTGGAGCCGCCTGAACTAACGTTGTCCGTGGCAGAAGCCGAGGATATGGAGTTTATGGTCACTTGCTCATCCCAAGCCTTTGGAGATTCGGAGGACTGGACACGCGAGTACTTTATGCAAACAAATGAACCCAGCCGAGTCACCTATATTGCATGGCAGAATCAACTGCCTGTTGGGCTGGTACGGGTCAACTCCATTAATGCAACAACCGCATTTATTCATAACTTCTGCATCTTGCCTGCTTATCAGGGACGGAAAATAGGACGCACCGTGCTTCATATTCTGGTGAATCTCCTAAGGCAACAACACTATGCAGATATTCGCCTATCCGTTGTTACTGAGAACGAACGTGCTTTGAACTTATACCGCAGTGTTGGTTTTGAAGTGAATTCTGAGTATCACTATTTCAGCGGTCTTTTGTAAAAGACAATGGAGAGAGAGCGTTTTTTGCAAAGGGAGACGTTCTCTCTCTTTTACGTGATACAGATCCGTACATTTACATTCAGAGATGATTGGAGAATTGGAAAATCAATTTATAGCCATCGAACGTTTGCCCATATATTTCCCGATAGTGACCTCCGGTATAATTAGCCACTGTTTTCCGCCAGAAAGATTGGCCAATCTTATTGTTCTCCGATGGATTGGTGAACAACTCCCAACTTCCTCTAAACATTCCGAAGATTGTCGACGCTGCGTGTTCAGCAACGCCTGCACCTCGAAACGGCCGCATCAGAAAGAATTCATGTACGAAGAAGTCTATTCCTTGTGAGCAATGAGGCGGCGTGGATACGAATGCAAACCCAGCTGGAATGCCATCTACAATCACCAGAAACGGATAAAGACACTCCGGTTTTTCCCACCATATGTTCTGCACATCATACTGATCCTGTAACGTTTTATAATCAGGACTTGTTTCGAAAATGCCGTGTTCATTCGGGGTATGCGCTCCACCCAGACCGTAATGTCCGGATAGATCATGAAGGTATAACGGGTACATATTTTTAATCACATACGCCTCGTCCTTATTCGTTAATTTCACTTCTATATTCATATTCACCAACCCTGTCAGATCATTTGAAAACGTATTTCAAAAACTCCCTCACGCATCCTTGCACCGTCAAATGAATTGTACGCAATATGACCAACCCCGAATATATAAAGAATCCTTCATAACCATTCTTTATTCTTCTTTACAGGAAAAAAGCCACATTCGATGGCTCGAACGTAGCTTCTATAGTTTCATCCCTTTTTGCAATATACAATTTTCTTGATGCTATCCACAGATAAACAGTATTGATCTGCAAGCTGATCAATGGTTGTTCCCGCAGCAAAAAGCTGGCGAATTTCAACGTTCCGTTCCTGAATAATCCTTCGGCCGCCCGAGTTCTCGCCCCACTTCTTATGGGCTTCCTTGGGTCGCGGAATATAGATCAAGCCTCCAGGGATATGACGCTGTATTTCTCGGAGCAATTCTTCCGGGAAGATGGTATCGGCATTAATGTATTTCACGTTACTCCACTCCTTAAAAGTTAAAAATTTTAAGGCAGCAGAGTCGTACAATGAACGTATTGGATATGCACTACAATGGTATGGCGGAAAAGAATTTCAAGCTCTATGCAAACAACCGCCGTTGTTCATCGCATGGACTCTGCATAGAGCGGATCGTGAAACTTCTTATGAATCGAATCATGGTAGCCCCCCATTCATATTCGTGCTGAAGAACCTTCAACTATCCATACCATAATAAGGTATATTTTCCTTATTGGCAAAATCTACACGTCAAATTGGTAATAAACTCCTGTTAATTCTTCCGAAACGCTCCATAGCTTGTTTGAAATATCAGCATTATATAATTTTTCGAT
The window above is part of the Paenibacillus sp. 1781tsa1 genome. Proteins encoded here:
- a CDS encoding GNAT family N-acetyltransferase; the encoded protein is MSTYQVVPMIYDSKEQIDAIILLEKQCKQLDSVHLKADLDHISKKDGDHALLCYRESELVGLLSWYPSDGVTGNINAIVHPDFRRQGVFRSLLDRAILDMKPQGINQLSYRVPQDLSSGLLTAQSLGAMYDRAEYSMQLVNEVLSVVEPPELTLSVAEAEDMEFMVTCSSQAFGDSEDWTREYFMQTNEPSRVTYIAWQNQLPVGLVRVNSINATTAFIHNFCILPAYQGRKIGRTVLHILVNLLRQQHYADIRLSVVTENERALNLYRSVGFEVNSEYHYFSGLL
- a CDS encoding AbfB domain-containing protein; the protein is MGKRKAVWFLVFALTFTLFGLHPERTSAASVTITNGTDWLDTAGNPIHANSGNILQVGSTYYLYGEHAVGGRFDSVNVYTSTDLKNWTFSNAILTKDSATELASSKIERPKVIYNASTNQYVLWAHYENGTDYNLGRVAVATSNTPNGKFTYEGSFRPLNYESRDMTVFVDTDGTGYLVTASRKNGGANDTMAIFKMNASYTGIQSFEGWLFENAYREAPAVVKKGNRYYLFTSQAAGWYPNQGAYATATSMAGPWTALTPYGNPSAFGSQIHDIATITGSNTTSYIYMGDRWNPMNLGEHKHIWLPLTLNDSNGTASLEWYTTWNIDAVTGTVTPPALVNHAQGKTATAISTASGSSASNVNDGNYQTSWVASSNSWPAWWQVDFGAPKTITEIDTSWFMYKGSEGYYKYKIEISNDGVNYSTLDRTNNLTYGFTTDAVHFTARYVRINMVNAVLWNNPGNWYTPTLHEVKMLGPATPEATGYSRFSSHNYPDRYIRHANYTARVDANVSPALDSQFRVVPGLASSTGISLESINFPGYFLKRNASNKIVLEAYADTAAYKGDATFLSSPGWADSTKVSLQSYSQPGYYIRHYDYVLQLDAINASSSSTVKSDATFGRTNF
- a CDS encoding CD3324 family protein, translated to MKYINADTIFPEELLREIQRHIPGGLIYIPRPKEAHKKWGENSGGRRIIQERNVEIRQLFAAGTTIDQLADQYCLSVDSIKKIVYCKKG